From one Dermacentor silvarum isolate Dsil-2018 chromosome 3, BIME_Dsil_1.4, whole genome shotgun sequence genomic stretch:
- the LOC119444982 gene encoding LOW QUALITY PROTEIN: carboxypeptidase Q-like (The sequence of the model RefSeq protein was modified relative to this genomic sequence to represent the inferred CDS: deleted 2 bases in 2 codons), which produces MVVHGDEQNVTYEELATFVDTFGARPSGSKSLEDSIDYMLDVLRMHGLDSVHAEKAGVINWQRGHEEAWMMEPRMKRMDILGLGNSVPTPAGGITAPVLVVGSFKELEKKSRQGKIVVFNQEYVSYEDTVNYRTHGATAAAKAGAVAALVRSVTPLSINSPHTGYMEYDENTTRIPAASITVEDSELFARLQARGIEPVVKLVMRAKLLPPAVSRNTIAEIRGKSKPEEVVLLSGHLDSWDVGQGAMDDGAGAFISWRALAVLRRLGLKPRRTLRCVLWTGEEQGITGALDYFRRHFAREHHLMNLVMESDSGTFRPLGLGFSGSNGRARCIVAEVLRLFASINATQLALRASEADVSPWNEKGVPALSLSTANDKYFYFHHTEADTMSVLDRHELDLCTALWAAASYVFADLTIRLPR; this is translated from the exons ATGGTAGTGCACGGAGACGAACAAAATGTGACGTACGAGGAACTGGCCACTTTCGTGGACACATTCGGTGCGAGGCCGTCCGGCAGCAAAAGCTTAGAAGACTCGATCGACTACATGTTGGACGTGCTACGCATG CATGGACTAGACTCTGTGCACGCGGAGAAGGCTGGGGTAATAAACTGGCAGAGGGGTCACGAGGAAGCGTGGATGATGGAGCCCAGGATGAAGAGAATGGACATTCTGGGCTTGGGAAACAGTGTGCCCACGCCGGCAGGTGGCATCACGGCACCCGTGCTGGTCGTTGGATCCTTCAAAGAACTCGAGAAGAAGTCAAGGCAG GGTAAAATTGTCGTTTTCAACCAAGAGTACGTATCCTACGAGGATACGGTCAACTACCGCACGCACGGGGCCACGGCAGCAGCGAAGGCAGGA GCCGTTGCCGCACTCGTCCGCTCCGTGACTCCTTTGTCGATCAACAGCCCACACACAGGTTACATGGAGTACGACGAAAACACCACCAGGATACCGGCTGCATCTATCACCGTCGAGGACTCCGAACTCTTCGCACGTCTGCAAGCCCGAG gAATCGAGCCAGTCGTGAAGCTTGTGATGCGAGCCAAGTTGCTTCCGCCGGCGGTTTCTCGGAACACAATTGCGGAAATTCGCGGCAAAAGCAAACCGGAAGAG GTCGTTCTGCTTTCTGGTCACTTGGACTCCTGGGACGTCGGTCAAGGTGCCATGGACGACGGTGCTGGCGCCTTCATCTCGTGGCGGGCTCTTGCTGTTCTTCGACGTCTGGGCCTCAAGCCTCGACGCACGCTACGCTGCGTTCTCTGGACCGGAGAGGAACAAGGTATCACAGGCGCACTGGACTACTTCCGCCGCCACTTTGCACGTGAGCACCACCTCATGAACCTCGTCATGGAATCCGACTCCGGAACGTTCCGTCCTTTGGGCCTCGGCTTCTCGGGCTCCAACGGTCGTGCTCGTTGCATCGTGGCGGAGGTGCTCCGCTTGTTCGCGTCCATTAATGCGACGCAACTTGCACTCCGAGCTTCGGAGGCCGACGTTTCGCCCTGGAATGAAAAGGGCGTGCCGGCCCTGTCTCTGAGCACGGCTAACGACAAGTACTTCTACTTCCACCACACCGAGGCGGACACGATGAGCGTGTTGGACCGGCACGAACTGGACCTCTGCACAGCCCTCTGGGCGGCTGCTTCGTATGTTTTTGCTGACCTCACCATTCGCCTTCCTCGATGA